The Malus domestica chromosome 13, GDT2T_hap1 genome includes a window with the following:
- the LOC139190659 gene encoding uncharacterized protein, with protein sequence MFYVRIMPSRRESYRASEPNFADITQLGKAMAHAFQNAIRPLPPPQMTPLETMYNLKLDRFMGNEGHEEAEKWLDHIEKTFQMMQSQGNFPANRWVETTTWLLGREPAAWWRNQTQFMSPEMAADWEVFKENFKKRFVPPEYINRKKQEFTRLKQKNMSAHEYYRKFTDLSRYDPDTAGNQVEMLRRFKLGTKRKWLTFASVLPCTDYHEFFEILVRMEDSDNLPSDSEDDEDKNDNQKKDDKGKGISTQGPRKT encoded by the coding sequence atgttttatgTCAGAATTATGCCGTCTCGTAGGGAATCATACCGTGCTTCTGAGCCTAATTTCGCTGATATAACTCAATTAGGGAAAGCGATGGCCCATGCCTTTCAGAATGCAATCcgccctcttcctcctcctcagatGACACCCTTAGAGACTATGTATAATCTGAAATTGGATcgtttcatgggtaatgaaggtcatgaagaggcagaaaagtggctagaccatattgagaagacttttCAGATGATGCAGAGTCAAGGGAATTTTCCTGCTAATAGATGGGTTGAGACCACTACTTGGTTGTTGGGGCGAGAGCCTGCAGCTTGGTggagaaatcaaactcagtttATGTCCCCTGAGATGGCAGCTGATTGGGAAGTattcaaagagaattttaagaaaagatttgtcCCTCCGGAGTACATTAATCGCAAGAAGCAGGAGTTCACTCGAttgaagcaaaagaatatgtcggcgcatgagtattacaggaagtttacagacttgtctcgttatgaccctgatacagctggtaatcaggtGGAAATGCTTCGCCGTTTTAAGCTGGGAACTAAGAGGAAATGGCTGACTTTTGCTAGTGTGCTTCCTTGTACCGATTATCATGAGTTTTTCGAGATTTTGGTTCGGATGGAGGATTCCGACAACCTTCCTAGTGACAGTGAGGATGATGAGGACAAGAAtgataatcagaagaaagatgataaggGCAAGGGAATCTCCACTCAGGGACCCCGTAAGACgtag